Proteins from a genomic interval of Youhaiella tibetensis:
- a CDS encoding glycosyltransferase family 4 protein, with protein sequence MAGQRVIIFGNQAFSLVNFRGALMEDLRRRGHEVLALAPDFDDSLRERLAASGIEAVSLSLSRTSVNPLKDLRDLAQLWRIMRDLKPDVVLAFTIKPVVYGTLAATLAGVTRRHVLITGLGYAFSASSSLRDRFVQGLARTLYRVSLLAAHVVFMQNRDDVNEFVARRIVARDKITLVNGTGVDLKEWPVVALPDTPVVFALAARLLGEKGIREYVAAARRVKAIHPETRFLLLGGLDTNPAAISLEEVKGWVEDGIVEWPGHVEMREWLERTSVYVLPSYREGVPRSSQEAMASGRPIITTDVPGCRETVIDGENGFLVPPRDVDALVRAMVHFLENPQDIAVKGHRSRQIAEERFDVHQINARMFSAMGL encoded by the coding sequence ATGGCCGGGCAGCGTGTTATCATTTTTGGAAATCAGGCGTTCTCTCTCGTCAATTTTCGCGGTGCCCTCATGGAGGACCTGCGCCGACGCGGCCACGAAGTCCTGGCTTTGGCGCCGGACTTCGATGACAGCCTGCGCGAGCGCCTTGCCGCTTCCGGCATCGAGGCAGTCTCCCTGTCGTTGTCGAGAACAAGCGTCAACCCGCTCAAGGACCTGCGCGACCTCGCTCAACTTTGGCGCATAATGCGCGATCTCAAACCAGACGTCGTCCTGGCCTTCACCATCAAGCCGGTGGTCTACGGCACACTCGCCGCAACTCTTGCAGGAGTTACGCGTCGACACGTTCTGATCACCGGCCTGGGCTATGCCTTTTCCGCGAGCAGCAGCCTCCGCGACCGCTTCGTCCAGGGTCTTGCTCGCACGCTCTATCGAGTCTCCCTGCTCGCCGCCCACGTGGTCTTCATGCAGAATCGGGATGATGTGAACGAATTTGTCGCTCGCAGAATCGTAGCACGAGACAAGATCACTCTCGTCAATGGCACCGGGGTCGATCTCAAGGAATGGCCGGTCGTGGCCCTCCCCGATACACCGGTCGTGTTCGCCCTGGCAGCCCGGCTGCTGGGAGAGAAAGGCATACGTGAGTACGTCGCGGCGGCCCGGCGGGTAAAGGCCATCCACCCTGAAACGCGGTTCCTTCTCCTGGGAGGGCTGGATACCAATCCCGCCGCAATCTCCCTCGAGGAGGTGAAGGGCTGGGTCGAGGACGGGATAGTCGAATGGCCTGGACATGTCGAAATGCGCGAATGGCTGGAGCGCACGAGTGTCTATGTCCTGCCCTCCTACCGGGAGGGTGTGCCGCGCAGCTCCCAGGAGGCGATGGCGTCAGGACGTCCCATAATCACGACAGATGTTCCCGGCTGCCGTGAAACCGTTATTGACGGCGAGAATGGCTTCCTCGTGCCACCTCGCGACGTCGATGCGCTCGTCAGGGCGATGGTGCACTTTCTCGAAAACCCTCAGGACATCGCAGTCAAAGGACACCGCAGCCGTCAAATCGCCGAGGAACG
- a CDS encoding NAD-dependent epimerase: protein MTVLVTGTAGFIGFHTARRLLAAGRQVVGYDVVNAYYDPAIKEARLAILRQSPNFVEVRADLADKDALDKVFAEHKPRKVINLAAQAGVRYSVENPSAYINSNLVGFANILECCRDNQVEHLVYASTSSVYGANSTQPFSETHGTAHPMSLYAATKKANEVMAHSYAHLFGLPCTGLRFFTVYGPWGRPDMALFKFTKGILAGKPIDIYNHGEMARDFTYVDDIVEGILRVLEVVPTIDANWDSANPSPGSSGIAPYRLYNIGRGQPVLLLDFVKVLEKTLGKTASLNMMDMQPGDVASTRAEISALQRDTGYAPSTSIETGVPNFVAWYRDYFSV from the coding sequence ATGACCGTGCTGGTCACCGGTACCGCAGGCTTTATCGGCTTTCACACCGCCCGGCGCCTGCTGGCAGCAGGCAGACAAGTCGTTGGCTATGACGTGGTCAATGCGTACTACGATCCGGCTATCAAGGAGGCCCGACTCGCGATTTTGAGGCAGTCGCCAAATTTCGTGGAGGTGCGCGCCGATCTCGCGGACAAAGATGCTCTGGACAAGGTATTTGCAGAGCATAAGCCGCGGAAGGTGATCAATCTCGCGGCTCAAGCTGGTGTTCGGTATTCGGTTGAGAACCCGTCGGCCTATATCAACAGCAATCTGGTAGGCTTCGCCAACATCCTCGAATGTTGTCGAGACAATCAGGTCGAACATTTGGTCTACGCGTCGACCAGTTCCGTTTACGGCGCCAACAGCACCCAACCGTTTTCAGAAACTCACGGGACAGCCCACCCCATGAGCCTCTATGCCGCCACGAAGAAGGCGAACGAGGTCATGGCGCATTCCTATGCCCACCTTTTTGGCCTGCCGTGCACCGGCCTAAGGTTCTTTACGGTCTATGGTCCCTGGGGACGGCCGGATATGGCCCTGTTCAAGTTCACCAAGGGAATATTGGCTGGCAAGCCCATCGATATCTACAATCACGGCGAGATGGCGCGGGACTTCACCTATGTCGACGATATCGTCGAGGGCATTCTGCGGGTCCTGGAGGTCGTCCCGACAATCGACGCCAACTGGGATTCGGCCAATCCGTCGCCGGGCAGCAGCGGCATTGCACCCTATCGTCTTTATAATATCGGCCGCGGTCAGCCGGTTCTCCTCCTCGATTTCGTCAAAGTGCTCGAGAAGACGCTGGGTAAGACAGCCAGCCTCAACATGATGGATATGCAACCCGGCGATGTCGCCAGCACTCGCGCCGAAATCAGTGCGCTCCAACGCGACACCGGCTACGCCCCATCAACCTCAATCGAGACCGGCGTGCCTAATTTCGTCGCCTGGTATCGCGACTACTTCAGTGTCTGA